tccattatggaccattcatttatcaaattaaaattattatatattatttccttaaaaaaaacctacgaaattacctaatgtgattaagatatatatggcaattaatgattttaaataataaagatttccTAACAATCtgtatattttctatcattttttaattatttattattaaaataaattacacaattacattaatcatatcataaaaatttagattttttttgtatatgttgtatttttaatttttttaaacgagtataaattactaaaactgttaaaagtctcacataaacttttgtgataaaggtttaaatttttttctataataagatacaatgattataaaatcatatgaataaagaattttatttttaataggtgttatgttaatatatatatatatatagtatatatatatatatatatatttcatatcatttaaactaaactataaattatatgaaaatacatacttacaTTTTGATATctgcgttgaacatatattgaaaagtaaaaattttaatttgaaatcttcattgttttttaaatgattataaattattgaaaacactaaacattccacatttataaaaaatagttgGTGTAAACCTTTGTCACacaaatatgtaaataatcataaaatcatatgagtagaaacctcatttaataaatattcatattaaaagtatactatatatctatgttaatatcatttaaatttaattatatatcatatacaataGATAAGAtcgattgttttgatttatttaccctaaagTGATTGCGAACAAACAAGAGCagtcgtttgatttatatgcgcacgccaatttattacataatagtaactgatttcttagttattaatatataattattattttattatttcataatatgcagaaaaacataaaataagtaataaatataaaatgtttattctGCTCAAGGCGCgacttaacctaagtatgtatctttttagtaattttaaatcttaaacattttctaaatcccaggccaaaacaaaataacgaaatgagaataaactcaaaaatcaaaatttatattgagcaataacaaaaatgaaaaaaatgacacaaaatgagaaaaatattgaagatagatatgattggcacgtgaacgtaaacttctcataaccataattaacttttaaattgctaaatcatgatataaaaccgagctgccatagtttcattgtaaccaaatagtaggggtgtgattcttcggcctaaacaTTAGGTTCTTATGCGTGTGATTTtgtgacctaaaatatttttaaaaatgggatcagctcatcagtaaagaaattatgtaattaacaaaaaaaattaaaaacaaattgtttaagggccaaaaatatttattgatatgAGATATTTCTTATCCTAGTAGAAACATTAATGCAAAGCAAAATTTTAAGGGAGAATACGAGGGGAAAGCTAGAAACGAATAAACACAGAAACAATAGAGAAAGAGCGTAGACCATAATCGAAGAAGCTCTACAACATCCACCTTtccagttttgttttgttttttttttttgttttttgttagcTGTCCATTTAAACTAAGACCAAGTGGTGGTCAAACGAGCCGATTCTCTAGGGAGCACCTCTATCTGGCCGGATCTGATATATATGGGGAAAATATAGCATTTGGTTCTTGCTTCTTTTGCTTACGCGTCCGCCTGACCATTCCTATTATGAGGAATACGTGCATGCTCACATCTTCGAAATCTTCGTGTAATCTCTAGAACACCTTGATCTTTGTCGCGAATGTTGGCCAATCCACCGGGTTTGTAGTCATGTCCACTAGGTCCGAATAGTCCGTCTCGAATGGTATCGAAATATCTTCATGTCTCTCATACATGAGGCTGTCCAAAATAAGTCTTCTATTTCAGCATTCAAAACTGAAAGACTCCTGCTGCACACCCACTTTTCCAGTTTTGTTTAGAGTGGTCCCATAATACCTGAAAAATGATCCTTTTAGAAAAACTTTGTAGTACCAACACCAATATTTTAAGAGACTTGCCGATAGAACAACCTTACACTAGTGTTGATAAAAGGATTGATTGCTCTagttatcaaaattatatatataaataaaaaaattaaacaaatttataaattgaTACTATATTACTCCTTCTGTTctcgaaagtaagattttctaaagtgttcacgcttattaagaattcaataaatgtttataatttaatttttcttttactttattatacactttccaataacttttcaccaatgaaatttaatcaattcaaatatttttatttaatgtttcttaaaagtataaaaaagtaccttaaacatatagaaaatctatctttgtggaacaagtaaaaaatctaaaacatcatactttcgggaacggagggagtagtattcagtttaataaatttatacaaatttatatcgatttaaaccaatttaaatcattttacaaCAATTTAAACCactttaaaaagttttaaactaatttaaatcttataaaaattggatttaaaaaaaaaatctttttggtTATAGAAGATAGGCCGTCTAGAACCCACCCCAGCCCGcaattttcttttgattcatCCCATGCTGCATCACTATTGCATTTCAGCCAGTCTTGTGGCGGGGGCTTCCATCTTTCTATCTCCTTCATGATCGGTATTGTACTCTCAATTTTAACCTCTAAATCATTTCTTTTGTTCCATTCCTCCATGTCCTCCTTTGCTCTGTTCAACAGACTCTGGACATCATAATCAACCCCTTGGAAACAAAAAACATTTCTGCTTTTCCAAAGTCTCCACAAGATCCAGGGTTCTATCTTTGTCTCATTGTTGTTCTGTAGAGTTTTTGGGACCTCTGTGAGGAGTCTGTCTAAGAGATCATGCGGGCTGTGTCTTATGGATGGGAGCGAGAACCTTGAGTCGCTTGAGATCACCTATTGAAGCTGAAGCAGAAGCGCTAAGATGGGCTTTACTCAACATGGTACGCTTCAACTACAGAAGGGTCATCTTTGAATCCGACTGTAAGGAGTTGATTCAGGCCATTCAGGAGGAAAGCTATCACCCAAGCATCCGCACCTACACTGCAGATATCCTTCATATGCTGGATAAAATAGGTGATCACAGAGTAGTCTTCAAGAGTAAACAAGGGAATGAAGTGGCAGATAGAGTAGCAAAAAAGGCTTCTAACTTTGAGAGTAACTCCTCTGTTTTGATTTCTACTATGCCTTCTTGGATTCAAACTTATGTTGAGGCTGATAAGCCTATGGTGTAATCAATCTTTTGGATTAATATTTTAAGAatgttgagttaaaaaaaaaaaaagataggcCGTCTAGACGGCTTAAACTGATTTCGGCAAAAACTATCTAATAAAGCTAAAAAATCATAGCTTTCGTAACGGCCATTTGGAAGTATTTGACTTCAGTCctgatatttaaaaatatcacaatgaGGTCTTAACTTATTTATACATGACAATTTAACCCCAGCATATattttaaacactaaaacacccCCCCAGATTCAATTATCAAGATTGATTATTCTTAATTTTCTTCTCCTATTCTCCGGTCGTCTTCGATCCTCTCAATCGCGGAACCCTAGTTGTGAGGATCGAGAATGAGTCAGCCATGTGTGGTTCTCGCAACAGCGAGCTACGATCACACGATCCGATTCTGGGAAGCCGAGAGCGGTCGCTGTTACCGTACCATTCAGTATCCTGACTCGGTAAGGACAGACACACTCTTCTCTCTATAGATCATCTTAAAAGCTTTCAACATTAACAAAACCCTTGTCTTGTTTCTTCAGCATGTGAATAGGCTTGAGATAACCCCAGATAAGCGTCATATAGCTGCTGCTTGTAATCCTCATATACGTCTCTTTGATGTCAATTCCAACAGCCCTCAACCTGTAAAGTTTCACCCTTTCTTTTGATTTACAGTGTGTTTGTGGTTTTACTTGAATGATCTCTGTGCGATTGAATCAGGTGATGACCTATGATTCACACACCAACAATGTTATGGCAGTGGGGTTCCAGTGTGATGGGAAATGGATGTATTCTGGATCAGAGGATGGTACTGTTAAAATCTGGGACTTGAGGTTAGTGTCTATGTTGTTGTTCTtcgtgtttgttttttttgtagtgttgaGTTGAGTGTCAATAGATTAAATCATTAAAGTGCAAATGCTAGGAGAAAAAATCTTGTCTTGAAGCTACTTCTTAAGTTGATCTGCATTTCTTTGCTGACTCGTAAGACCAAAATGTAGGGCTCCAGGTTGCCAAAGAGAGTATGAGAGCGTTGCCGCTGTTAACACTGTTGTTTTACACCCAAATCAGGTATATCAGCTGTAAAAGCCATGTGTCATCAGTATACACTTAAGAGATCTGTTTATGCTGCGCTTAACAGAGTTGTGTTTGCTTCTAGGATATTTGTCTCAGTTGCAATCACATTGTGTCTGGTCTTTATTCATGAACattgcgttttttttttctacagaCTGAGTTGATATCTGGAGACCAAAATGGCAATATACGTGTATGGGATCTCAGAGCGAATTCGTGTAGCTGTGAACTGGTAATTTCCTTGACACGATTGTTACATTTTTCTTAGCTTTCACCCAAACAGGATCTTTAAACGATTCTGTGTAATCTCTCTCTTGTGGAACTAATAGGTACCAGAAGTTGATACACCTGTACGCTCTCTAACGGTTATGTGGGATGGGACTATGGTTGTTGCTGCTAACAACCGTGGAACATGTTATGTTTGGCGCTTGTTGCGCGGAAAACAGGTATGATAAGTCATTCAAGTCACATTCGTATAGTTGCCATTGCCATTTAAATTGTTGTATCGTTTTCAGACGATGACAGAGTTTGAGCCACTTCATAAGCTGCAAGCTCATAACGGCCACATCCTTAAATGTCTACTCTCTCCCGCAAACAAGTAATGTGTttcttactctctctctctctctctctctctctctctctctctctctccatatgACACGGTTCCTCCATCATCTCCCTTACATATTCTGTTAGCAGATATCTAGCGACTGCATCATCTGATAAAACTGTCAAAATATGGAACGTCGATGGTTTCAAACTAGAGAAAGTCTTAACAGGTGAGCTTTCCATGTTTTTTTAGATAAACGTTACTGGTTCTCCATTGCTCTCTCTTACACACTCATCAACCTTATCTAACAGGACACCAAAGATGGGTATGGGACTGCGTCTTCTCAGTGGATGGAGAGTTTCTTGTAACAGGTACTCATCACTAATCAACAACTTGTCTTAGGAGAGACAGAACAGTcttttaaactgtttttttttattcggTAATATGCACAGCATCATCGGACATGACGGCTAGGTTGTGGTCAATGCCAGCGGGAAAAGA
This region of Brassica napus cultivar Da-Ae chromosome C5, Da-Ae, whole genome shotgun sequence genomic DNA includes:
- the LOC106436134 gene encoding target of rapamycin complex subunit LST8-1-like, whose protein sequence is MSQPCVVLATASYDHTIRFWEAESGRCYRTIQYPDSHVNRLEITPDKRHIAAACNPHIRLFDVNSNSPQPVMTYDSHTNNVMAVGFQCDGKWMYSGSEDGTVKIWDLRAPGCQREYESVAAVNTVVLHPNQTELISGDQNGNIRVWDLRANSCSCELVPEVDTPVRSLTVMWDGTMVVAANNRGTCYVWRLLRGKQTMTEFEPLHKLQAHNGHILKCLLSPANKYLATASSDKTVKIWNVDGFKLEKVLTGHQRWVWDCVFSVDGEFLVTASSDMTARLWSMPAGKEVKVYQGHHKATVCCALHD
- the LOC125587300 gene encoding uncharacterized protein LOC125587300, translating into MGARTLSRLRSPIEAEAEALRWALLNMVRFNYRRVIFESDCKELIQAIQEESYHPSIRTYTADILHMLDKIGDHRVVFKSKQGNEVADRVAKKASNFESNSSVLISTMPSWIQTYVEADKPMV